The following coding sequences lie in one Maribacter forsetii DSM 18668 genomic window:
- a CDS encoding aspartate kinase, which yields MRVFKFGGASVKNADAVKNVVKVLQEVGYENTLLVVSAMGKTTNAMEDIINAYFEDKKEIPSKVAEMVDYHLGIISELFPNAQHAIYKEIKVLVDEINGFLVWNKSPNYNFVYDQIVGYGELLSTTIISAYFKEVGITNNWLDVRNFIKTDSNYRDTTVDWERTQENVTKIDQKVLNITQGFLGSDDNNFTTTLGREGSDYSAAILAYCLNADSVTIWKDVPGVLNADPRYFEETQLLNNISYREAIELAFYGASVIHPKTLQPLQRKEIPLHVKSFVNPKGKGTTVGKGVGIEPKVPCFIVKKNQVLMKLSSLDFSFIVEDSISELFKLFHQHKIKVDLIQNSAISFSVCIDNKFGGLEKLLQQLKSKFKVAHHENVSLYTIRHFNTKALESLQNGHELLLEQRGTETVQLVVK from the coding sequence ATGAGGGTTTTTAAATTTGGAGGAGCATCTGTTAAAAATGCAGATGCTGTTAAAAATGTAGTGAAGGTTTTGCAAGAAGTAGGGTATGAAAATACGTTATTGGTTGTTTCGGCAATGGGGAAGACCACCAATGCTATGGAAGATATCATAAACGCCTATTTTGAAGATAAAAAAGAAATACCGTCTAAGGTCGCTGAGATGGTAGATTACCATTTAGGTATTATTTCAGAATTATTTCCTAATGCACAGCACGCTATTTACAAGGAAATAAAAGTATTGGTCGATGAGATTAACGGATTTTTAGTTTGGAATAAATCGCCCAACTATAATTTTGTTTACGATCAAATTGTTGGCTACGGAGAATTACTTTCTACCACTATAATCAGTGCCTATTTTAAAGAAGTTGGTATTACAAATAATTGGTTAGATGTACGAAACTTCATTAAAACCGATAGTAATTATAGAGATACCACTGTAGATTGGGAGCGTACACAAGAGAACGTTACTAAAATTGATCAAAAGGTGTTGAACATAACACAGGGTTTCTTAGGTAGTGATGATAACAACTTTACTACGACATTAGGTCGTGAAGGATCGGATTATTCCGCAGCTATATTGGCGTATTGTTTAAATGCGGATTCTGTAACCATTTGGAAGGATGTACCTGGCGTTTTAAATGCAGACCCAAGATATTTTGAGGAAACACAATTGCTTAATAATATCTCTTACAGAGAAGCTATTGAATTGGCATTCTACGGTGCATCGGTTATTCACCCAAAAACATTACAACCATTACAACGTAAGGAGATTCCGCTTCATGTAAAATCTTTCGTTAATCCTAAAGGTAAAGGAACAACGGTAGGTAAGGGAGTTGGTATAGAACCAAAAGTTCCTTGTTTCATCGTTAAGAAGAATCAGGTATTAATGAAATTATCATCGCTAGATTTCTCTTTTATAGTAGAAGACAGTATTAGCGAACTTTTTAAATTGTTTCATCAGCATAAAATTAAGGTAGACTTAATCCAGAATTCCGCTATTAGTTTTTCTGTTTGTATCGACAATAAATTTGGAGGCTTAGAAAAACTTTTACAACAATTGAAAAGTAAGTTTAAAGTTGCTCATCATGAAAATGTATCCTTGTATACCATTAGGCACTTTAATACTAAAGCGCTAGAATCATTACAGAACGGGCATGAGTTGTTATTGGAGCAACGCGGTACGGAAACTGTTCAGCTAGTAGTGAAGTAA
- the rsmA gene encoding 16S rRNA (adenine(1518)-N(6)/adenine(1519)-N(6))-dimethyltransferase RsmA translates to MGTKRKKNKNDKYAHKKHHEKGPVKAKKHLGQHFLKDEDIARQIAETLLQQDFKNVIEIGPGTGVLTKYLLLRDSNLVAMDLDTESITYLNETFPLEHPKAFEGDGSFKVIEADFLNFDISTLFGDEQFGITGNFPYNISTQIVFKMLELRNQIPEFSGMFQKEVAQRICSAEGSKTYGILSVLVQAFYNAEYLFTVEPDVFDPPPKVQSGVLRLTRKTNFELSCDEQLLYRVVKTAFNQRRKTLRNSLKTFSLSDNLREDTIFDLRPEQLAVDDFIALTNKIADDTL, encoded by the coding sequence ATGGGAACGAAAAGAAAGAAGAACAAAAATGATAAGTATGCTCATAAAAAGCATCATGAAAAAGGTCCTGTAAAAGCGAAGAAACACTTAGGTCAGCATTTTTTAAAAGATGAAGACATTGCCAGGCAAATTGCCGAAACACTATTACAGCAAGATTTTAAAAATGTCATAGAAATAGGTCCGGGAACAGGCGTTTTAACCAAATACCTACTTTTACGAGATAGCAATTTAGTAGCAATGGACTTGGATACAGAGTCCATTACGTACTTAAACGAAACTTTTCCTTTAGAACACCCAAAGGCATTTGAGGGCGATGGTTCTTTTAAAGTGATAGAAGCAGATTTTCTAAACTTTGATATTTCCACTTTGTTCGGCGATGAGCAATTTGGTATTACCGGTAACTTTCCATACAATATATCTACACAGATCGTTTTTAAAATGTTGGAGCTTCGAAATCAAATACCTGAATTTTCAGGGATGTTTCAGAAAGAAGTTGCGCAGCGTATTTGTTCAGCAGAAGGCAGTAAAACATATGGCATTTTATCGGTTTTAGTTCAAGCTTTTTACAATGCCGAATATCTTTTTACGGTAGAACCAGATGTTTTTGACCCACCACCAAAAGTACAATCCGGAGTTTTAAGATTAACACGTAAAACCAACTTTGAACTTTCTTGTGACGAGCAATTATTATATAGAGTAGTAAAAACCGCTTTCAATCAACGTCGAAAGACATTACGTAACAGTTTAAAAACATTTTCATTATCAGATAATCTAAGAGAAGATACTATATTTGACCTTAGACCGGAACAGTTGGCGGTTGACGATTTTATAGCATTGACGAACAAAATTGCGGATGACACCCTTTAA
- the mgtE gene encoding magnesium transporter yields the protein MTPFKLTEELVVEIEQLIEQSNDTELNAMLSTVHYADVAEIINELDKDKATYLIKLLDSDKTSDVLTELDEDVREAILSSLSTKEIAGELEELDTDDAADIIGELPKDQIQDVISKIEDREHAKDIVDLLRYADDSAGGLMAKELVKVNENWNVLTCVKEMRTQAENVTRVHSIYVVDDEDKLKGRLSLKDLLTTSTKTHIKDVFIKNVDSVNVNEDPEEVARIMSKYDLEAIPVVDEIGRLVGRITIDDIVDVIKEEAERDYQMAAGISQDVEADDSIWDLTRARLPWLILGLFGGAGAALIMGGFEEMFREYTVLFLFTPLIAAMAGNVGVQSSAIIVQGLANDDIKGSISSRLIKEMLLALLNGVILSCLLLIFTWIWKGDFLTSLAISISLIAVIVVAGFIGTFVPLFLDKRGIDPAIATGPFITTSNDIFGILIYFSIAKLILGI from the coding sequence ATGACACCCTTTAAGCTTACAGAAGAACTTGTAGTAGAGATAGAACAGCTCATTGAACAAAGCAATGATACTGAACTAAACGCTATGTTGAGTACTGTGCATTATGCCGATGTTGCTGAAATCATTAATGAATTGGATAAGGACAAAGCTACCTATCTAATTAAATTATTGGACAGCGATAAAACTTCCGATGTTCTTACAGAGTTAGATGAAGATGTTCGTGAAGCTATATTAAGCAGTCTATCTACAAAAGAAATTGCCGGCGAATTAGAGGAGCTAGACACCGATGATGCCGCAGATATTATTGGCGAGTTACCTAAAGACCAAATACAAGACGTTATCTCTAAAATTGAAGATAGAGAACACGCAAAAGATATCGTTGATCTTTTAAGATATGCAGATGATTCCGCAGGTGGTCTTATGGCAAAAGAGCTCGTAAAGGTCAATGAAAACTGGAATGTACTTACTTGTGTTAAAGAAATGCGCACACAGGCAGAAAATGTAACCCGCGTACATTCTATTTATGTGGTAGATGACGAAGACAAGCTAAAAGGCCGGTTATCGTTAAAAGATCTATTAACCACTTCAACCAAAACACATATTAAAGATGTTTTTATAAAGAATGTAGATTCTGTCAACGTTAATGAAGACCCAGAAGAGGTAGCAAGAATCATGAGTAAGTATGATTTGGAAGCCATACCTGTAGTTGATGAAATTGGTAGATTGGTGGGTCGTATTACTATTGATGATATCGTTGATGTCATCAAAGAAGAAGCTGAGCGCGATTACCAAATGGCAGCCGGTATATCTCAAGATGTAGAAGCTGATGATAGTATTTGGGATCTTACAAGGGCGCGTTTACCATGGTTGATCTTAGGTCTATTTGGTGGTGCAGGTGCCGCTTTGATCATGGGTGGTTTTGAAGAAATGTTTCGTGAATACACTGTACTCTTTCTATTTACGCCATTAATAGCTGCAATGGCAGGTAACGTTGGTGTACAATCTAGCGCCATAATAGTACAAGGTTTGGCAAATGACGATATTAAAGGAAGTATAAGTAGTAGATTAATCAAAGAAATGCTTTTGGCATTATTGAACGGCGTTATACTTTCCTGTTTATTATTGATTTTTACATGGATTTGGAAGGGAGATTTCCTTACCTCATTGGCAATTTCCATTTCATTGATCGCAGTGATTGTTGTTGCCGGATTCATAGGTACTTTCGTGCCATTATTTTTAGACAAAAGAGGTATTGATCCCGCCATTGCAACCGGACCATTTATTACCACAAGCAATGACATTTTCGGTATTTTAATCTACTTTTCTATCGCCAAGTTAATTTTGGGCATATAA
- a CDS encoding GNAT family N-acyltransferase — MGLVTAKEVAKAINLSKYGVFGTFIGWVLLKITRLSAINRFYDSIAHLEGEDYANAILEHFEIDYEIPEEDFRRLPKEGPYVTISNHPLGAIDGILLFKLMVKQRPDYKIMANFLLQRMVPLEPYILPVNPFSEHKDARSNLAGFKRTLEHLNNGHVLGVFPAGEVSTYKDGKLIVDKPWEEAAIKLIRKANVPVVPIYFHAKNSSLFYRISKLGDSLRTAMIPSQVFSQRNRPIKVRIGQPISVNAQKEIESLEEYTDLLRRKTYMLSNAYEKERLIDQIPTSLKIPKQPKKIAEAVRKEVMEGEIEKLREKDCRLLQSKNYEVFLAKEKDMPFILKEIGRQREVTFRAIGEGTNKAIDLDSFDSYYHHLFLWDNQAKCIVGAYRMGMGSEIFPEHGINGFYVQDLFRVEPELYGMMQNSIEMGRAYITKEYQQKPMPLFLLWKGIVHTTLRFPEHKYLIGGVSISNQFSNFSKSLMIEFMKSNYWDPYVAQYIRPKKEFKVKLNDADKEFVFDETQADLNKFDRLIDEVEPGSLRLPVLIKKYIKQNAKVVAFNVDPLFNNSVDGLMYIKIADLPESTVKPVMEEFQAELERKLLESQNSGIEEQI; from the coding sequence ATGGGTTTAGTTACCGCGAAGGAAGTTGCCAAGGCTATCAACCTCTCTAAATACGGAGTGTTTGGTACTTTTATTGGTTGGGTGTTGTTGAAGATTACGAGATTATCTGCCATTAATAGATTCTATGATTCTATTGCCCATTTAGAAGGTGAAGACTATGCAAATGCCATTCTAGAACATTTTGAAATTGATTACGAAATTCCTGAGGAGGATTTTAGACGTTTACCCAAAGAAGGTCCGTATGTTACTATTAGTAATCACCCATTAGGAGCTATTGACGGTATTTTACTATTTAAATTAATGGTAAAGCAGCGTCCAGACTATAAGATAATGGCGAACTTTCTACTACAAAGAATGGTGCCGTTAGAGCCTTATATTCTTCCTGTAAATCCGTTCAGTGAACATAAAGATGCCAGAAGTAATCTTGCCGGATTCAAAAGAACATTAGAACATTTAAATAATGGTCATGTATTAGGTGTTTTTCCTGCTGGTGAAGTCTCTACTTATAAAGACGGTAAACTCATTGTAGATAAACCTTGGGAAGAGGCAGCTATAAAATTGATTAGAAAGGCAAATGTACCTGTAGTTCCTATTTATTTTCATGCAAAGAATAGTTCTTTGTTTTATCGCATTTCTAAATTAGGCGATTCTTTACGTACGGCAATGATTCCGTCACAAGTATTCTCTCAAAGAAATAGACCTATTAAAGTGAGAATAGGACAGCCAATTTCTGTAAATGCCCAAAAAGAGATTGAAAGTTTAGAGGAGTATACAGACCTGTTGCGTCGTAAAACCTATATGTTGTCTAATGCATATGAAAAAGAGCGTTTAATAGATCAAATACCTACATCTCTTAAAATACCTAAACAACCCAAGAAGATTGCTGAGGCTGTACGTAAAGAGGTGATGGAAGGGGAAATAGAAAAGCTTAGGGAAAAAGATTGCCGCTTACTTCAAAGTAAGAATTACGAGGTTTTTTTAGCGAAAGAAAAAGACATGCCGTTTATTTTAAAAGAAATTGGTAGACAGCGCGAAGTAACTTTTAGAGCAATAGGCGAAGGGACTAATAAAGCTATTGATTTAGATAGCTTTGATAGTTATTATCACCATCTTTTTCTTTGGGATAATCAAGCAAAATGTATTGTTGGCGCCTATAGGATGGGTATGGGATCAGAGATTTTTCCTGAACACGGTATTAATGGTTTTTATGTTCAAGATCTCTTTAGGGTAGAGCCAGAATTGTACGGTATGATGCAAAATTCCATAGAAATGGGTCGTGCTTATATTACCAAAGAATACCAGCAAAAACCAATGCCTTTATTTTTACTTTGGAAAGGGATTGTGCATACTACATTGCGGTTTCCTGAGCATAAGTATTTAATTGGCGGTGTTAGTATCAGTAACCAATTTTCTAACTTCTCTAAATCATTGATGATCGAGTTTATGAAGTCTAACTATTGGGATCCATATGTTGCTCAGTATATTAGACCTAAAAAGGAATTTAAAGTGAAACTTAATGATGCGGATAAGGAATTCGTTTTTGATGAAACGCAAGCCGATTTAAATAAGTTTGATAGGTTAATAGATGAGGTAGAACCTGGAAGTCTTCGTTTACCGGTTTTAATCAAAAAGTATATTAAGCAAAATGCAAAAGTAGTCGCGTTCAACGTTGATCCATTATTCAATAATTCGGTAGACGGATTAATGTACATTAAGATAGCCGATTTACCAGAGAGTACTGTAAAACCTGTAATGGAAGAATTTCAGGCAGAATTGGAACGGAAGTTATTGGAATCTCAAAATTCAGGGATAGAAGAGCAAATTTAA
- a CDS encoding GNAT family N-acetyltransferase produces the protein MNDITIRTMLPTDWEFVANIYKEGIDTGIATFETNVPTFETWNKAHMSTCRFVVESDNEILGWVALSPVSNRCVYGGVAEISVYISKKSRGKGLGKLLLQHVISASEKEGIWTLQSGVFPTNYGSIKIHEASGFRMIGKRERIGKLHGKWVDNVLFERRSSIVGVD, from the coding sequence ATGAATGATATAACAATAAGAACAATGCTGCCCACAGATTGGGAATTCGTTGCTAATATTTACAAAGAAGGCATTGATACTGGTATAGCCACTTTTGAAACCAATGTTCCCACTTTTGAAACTTGGAACAAAGCACATATGAGCACTTGCCGTTTTGTAGTTGAAAGTGATAATGAAATATTAGGTTGGGTTGCACTCTCCCCAGTTTCCAACAGATGCGTGTATGGCGGGGTAGCAGAAATAAGCGTCTATATTTCTAAAAAAAGCAGAGGTAAAGGTCTGGGTAAATTATTATTACAACATGTAATAAGCGCAAGCGAAAAAGAAGGTATTTGGACACTACAATCAGGCGTATTCCCTACAAACTATGGCAGTATCAAAATCCACGAAGCCTCTGGGTTTAGAATGATCGGCAAACGTGAACGTATTGGAAAACTACACGGAAAGTGGGTAGATAATGTACTTTTTGAACGACGAAGTAGTATTGTTGGCGTAGATTAA
- a CDS encoding DUF4286 family protein gives MYIYNVTTNIEETTHDTWLQWMKETHIPQVLSTGKFLSAKFTKVLVEEDMGGYTYSVQYTVPDKATLDRYYEEDAPALIESIQKKFAGQLVSFKTELEVVDEFFVQRATATHYLFTYGTLQEREVQLGVFARPLNGFEDELPLYTISDIKVADLYPTLQHTGSKEDSIKGQVYTLSHQELHKADRYEGEAYERIEIQLASGKKAWAYIAK, from the coding sequence ATGTACATATATAACGTTACCACCAATATAGAAGAAACGACCCATGATACTTGGCTGCAATGGATGAAAGAAACGCACATACCACAAGTTCTTTCAACCGGTAAATTCTTAAGTGCAAAATTCACTAAAGTTTTGGTAGAAGAAGATATGGGTGGCTATACCTATTCAGTTCAATACACCGTACCGGACAAAGCTACTTTAGACAGGTATTATGAAGAAGATGCACCGGCACTAATAGAAAGTATTCAAAAGAAATTTGCAGGTCAGTTGGTTTCTTTTAAAACAGAATTAGAAGTAGTAGATGAGTTCTTTGTACAAAGAGCTACAGCAACCCACTATTTATTCACCTACGGAACTTTACAGGAAAGAGAAGTACAGTTGGGAGTATTCGCAAGACCTTTAAACGGATTTGAAGACGAATTACCATTATATACAATATCAGATATAAAAGTAGCCGACCTATACCCTACACTACAACACACAGGATCAAAAGAAGATTCAATCAAAGGTCAAGTATATACACTATCTCATCAAGAATTACATAAAGCAGATAGATACGAAGGTGAAGCATACGAAAGAATTGAAATTCAATTGGCATCGGGGAAAAAAGCTTGGGCCTATATAGCAAAATAA
- a CDS encoding DUF1801 domain-containing protein: MKYKANTPDEYIAQLPLERKEVIEKIRGIILQNLPNGFEEQLSYGMLGYVVPHSLYPAGYHVQAELPLPFINLASQKNFIALYHSGIYADPAIMNWFKNEYPIHCKRKLDMGKSCVRFKSMDDIPYKLIAELCTKMTPQEWISLYENNIKK; encoded by the coding sequence ATGAAATACAAAGCCAACACACCAGACGAATATATTGCCCAATTACCACTAGAACGCAAAGAGGTTATTGAAAAGATAAGAGGTATTATTTTACAAAATTTACCAAATGGTTTTGAAGAGCAATTAAGTTATGGCATGTTGGGCTATGTAGTGCCACATTCTTTATATCCGGCTGGGTATCATGTACAAGCAGAACTACCGTTGCCTTTTATAAATTTGGCTTCACAGAAGAATTTTATCGCACTTTATCACTCCGGCATATATGCAGACCCTGCTATAATGAACTGGTTCAAGAACGAATACCCTATTCATTGCAAACGCAAGCTAGATATGGGCAAAAGTTGCGTTCGTTTTAAAAGTATGGATGATATTCCGTACAAGCTCATTGCAGAACTATGCACTAAAATGACTCCCCAAGAATGGATTAGTTTATACGAGAATAATATCAAAAAATAG
- a CDS encoding cupin domain-containing protein, with amino-acid sequence MKSINLKEKYDLVNGYWHPHQIGVVDNMQVLLAKLKGEFVWHSHDNEDELFQVVKGTLHMQFRDRTEVVQQGEIFIVPKGIEHCPITKNDEEVHVMLFEKLSTAHTGNVSDEKTKTDYPEI; translated from the coding sequence ATGAAAAGCATTAATCTTAAAGAAAAATATGATTTGGTCAATGGGTATTGGCATCCACATCAAATAGGTGTTGTAGATAATATGCAGGTTTTATTAGCAAAGCTGAAAGGTGAATTTGTATGGCATTCACACGACAATGAAGATGAGCTTTTTCAAGTAGTAAAAGGTACTTTGCACATGCAATTTAGAGACCGTACGGAAGTAGTACAACAAGGAGAGATTTTTATAGTCCCCAAAGGCATTGAACATTGCCCAATAACGAAGAACGATGAAGAAGTACACGTCATGCTTTTTGAAAAATTAAGTACTGCCCATACCGGCAACGTTTCAGACGAAAAAACAAAAACAGATTACCCCGAAATATAA
- a CDS encoding ArsR/SmtB family transcription factor, translating to MGITKTQIFNTEQNKLAVIFKVLSNPARIAILQYISQQDACICNDIVDEIGLAQPTISQHLKELKSIDLISGEIEGKKVCYCINLQKWTAVQALLNSFFDATKSNCC from the coding sequence ATGGGAATTACCAAAACACAAATTTTCAATACAGAGCAGAATAAGTTGGCGGTCATTTTCAAGGTACTGTCCAACCCTGCACGTATTGCAATTCTACAATATATAAGTCAGCAAGATGCATGTATTTGCAATGACATCGTTGATGAAATAGGTTTAGCACAACCTACTATTTCACAGCATTTAAAAGAACTAAAGAGTATAGATTTAATTAGTGGTGAAATTGAAGGTAAAAAAGTATGTTATTGTATTAATTTACAAAAATGGACAGCGGTACAAGCACTATTAAATTCTTTCTTCGACGCCACCAAAAGCAATTGTTGTTAA
- a CDS encoding VOC family protein, producing the protein MKNRVTGLGGFFFKTKDPDHSKNWYNKHLGLNTDQYGCTFWWKDKEGNDCSTQWSPMNADTEYFKPSQSNFMMNFRVENLVELLEVLKEEGVTVVGDIQEFEYGKFGWILDPDGNKLELWEPIDKAFL; encoded by the coding sequence ATGAAAAATAGAGTAACAGGCTTAGGCGGATTCTTCTTTAAAACAAAAGACCCTGACCATTCTAAAAATTGGTATAACAAACATTTAGGACTGAATACAGATCAATATGGCTGTACATTTTGGTGGAAAGACAAAGAAGGCAACGACTGCTCAACACAATGGAGCCCAATGAACGCAGACACAGAATATTTCAAGCCTAGCCAATCAAATTTTATGATGAACTTTAGGGTTGAAAACCTAGTAGAGCTATTGGAAGTTCTCAAGGAAGAAGGAGTTACTGTTGTGGGTGATATCCAAGAATTTGAATATGGAAAATTTGGATGGATTTTGGACCCAGACGGAAATAAGCTAGAACTTTGGGAACCAATTGATAAAGCATTTCTATGA
- a CDS encoding 2-hydroxyacid dehydrogenase yields MKVLHVDINHPLIIEQFAELGFQNDEDYSSTKEQIEAKIEDYDGLIIRSRFSIDAAFLDKAKNLKFIGRLGAGLENIDTKHAKSLGIFLAAAPEGNRNAVGEHALGMLLSLFNKLNTADKEVRNGKWDREGNRGIELEGKVVGIIGYGNMGKAFAKKLKGFDVEEVICYDIQGGVEDENARQVGIMEFQNRADVVSLHVPQTELTIGMVDAEFLEKFNNPIWIINTARGKCIVTTDLVDALKSGKVLGAGLDVLEYEKASFENMFTDNNLPKAFQYLIDSDQVILTPHVAGWTVESKIKLAQTVVDKVKAKFLE; encoded by the coding sequence ATGAAAGTATTACACGTAGATATAAATCACCCATTGATTATTGAACAATTCGCTGAATTAGGTTTTCAGAACGATGAAGATTATAGCTCGACCAAAGAACAGATCGAAGCCAAAATCGAAGACTATGACGGACTCATAATTAGAAGTAGATTTTCTATAGATGCTGCATTTTTAGACAAAGCAAAAAACTTGAAATTTATAGGTAGACTAGGCGCAGGTTTAGAAAATATCGATACAAAACACGCAAAATCACTAGGTATTTTTCTAGCTGCTGCACCAGAAGGCAATCGTAATGCCGTTGGTGAACATGCGTTAGGTATGCTTTTATCATTATTTAATAAATTAAATACCGCCGACAAGGAAGTTAGAAATGGCAAATGGGATCGTGAAGGTAACCGTGGTATAGAGCTAGAGGGCAAAGTAGTAGGTATTATTGGTTATGGTAATATGGGAAAAGCCTTTGCTAAAAAACTAAAAGGTTTTGATGTAGAAGAGGTTATTTGCTATGACATACAAGGTGGTGTAGAAGATGAAAATGCACGCCAAGTAGGCATTATGGAATTCCAAAATAGAGCTGATGTTGTTAGTCTACATGTACCACAAACAGAATTGACCATTGGTATGGTCGATGCTGAGTTTCTAGAAAAATTCAATAATCCTATTTGGATTATTAATACAGCCAGAGGCAAATGCATTGTAACTACGGATCTGGTCGATGCCTTAAAATCAGGAAAAGTTCTTGGTGCAGGTTTGGATGTACTGGAGTATGAAAAAGCCTCTTTTGAAAATATGTTTACAGATAACAATTTACCTAAAGCATTTCAATATCTAATTGACTCTGACCAAGTGATTCTAACACCACACGTAGCAGGTTGGACGGTAGAAAGCAAAATAAAACTGGCCCAAACGGTAGTAGACAAAGTGAAAGCAAAATTTTTAGAGTGA
- a CDS encoding GNAT family N-acetyltransferase gives MNYTIRVAQREDMKQVLQLIQELATFEKEDDAVEVSVQDLEEDGFGKQKLFHCFVAEKSDKIVGMALVYPRYSTWKGPVIHLEDLIVTKEMRGTGLGTALLNEVVKYGDELGVKRISWEVIDWNEPAIGFYESKGANVMRDWDVVQLDETGIKEYLSALA, from the coding sequence ATGAATTATACAATTAGAGTTGCCCAGAGAGAAGATATGAAGCAAGTGCTTCAATTAATTCAAGAATTAGCCACTTTTGAGAAGGAAGATGATGCAGTAGAGGTAAGTGTGCAAGATTTGGAGGAAGACGGATTTGGTAAACAGAAGTTGTTTCATTGTTTTGTTGCAGAAAAGAGTGATAAAATTGTTGGTATGGCTTTAGTATACCCAAGATATTCTACCTGGAAAGGTCCTGTAATACATTTAGAGGACTTAATCGTCACCAAAGAAATGCGTGGTACTGGTCTAGGTACCGCACTGCTAAACGAGGTAGTTAAATATGGTGATGAATTAGGAGTGAAGAGGATAAGCTGGGAGGTAATAGATTGGAACGAGCCTGCCATTGGTTTCTATGAAAGTAAAGGGGCTAATGTCATGAGAGATTGGGATGTGGTTCAATTGGATGAAACCGGAATAAAGGAGTACTTAAGCGCATTGGCTTAA
- a CDS encoding TM2 domain-containing protein, with protein MSEENKDFGDKAEESAKEFSEGAKKTANEFTAGAKEAFSGGPGGDNKKVLAGLLAIFLGGFGVHKFILGYQKEGFILLGVSVAAWVLSCVGVGLLFVWVPGVIGLIEGIIYLTKTDEEFYNTYQVGRKPWF; from the coding sequence ATGTCAGAAGAAAACAAAGATTTCGGAGATAAGGCAGAAGAATCTGCAAAAGAATTTAGCGAAGGAGCTAAAAAAACAGCTAATGAATTTACTGCAGGAGCTAAAGAAGCTTTTAGCGGAGGTCCAGGAGGAGACAATAAAAAAGTATTAGCAGGATTATTAGCAATATTTTTAGGAGGATTCGGAGTTCATAAATTTATTTTGGGATATCAAAAGGAAGGATTTATTCTTTTGGGTGTTTCAGTGGCTGCCTGGGTTTTATCCTGTGTTGGGGTTGGTCTACTTTTCGTATGGGTTCCAGGAGTTATAGGATTGATTGAAGGTATCATCTACTTAACAAAAACCGACGAAGAATTTTACAACACATACCAAGTAGGCAGAAAACCTTGGTTCTAA